One window from the genome of Paenibacillus azoreducens encodes:
- a CDS encoding YqhG family protein — protein sequence MALSTQQVREHMLTYLEGTGCQIIETSPHHVTVKLSPQADRQLTNRPYYWGFVDRTGAEAETLSFTFVFDPEQYDQNEQKRAADPADKLLSRYYGAAPVLPQIGPGRIQREDVTYGSSRLQQIWNAARQEGFCLYLFEQPPSLQRETLFSAAYEPWLGVCFKAEMSCDVKKEELHFIGISLVTGQIITPFPDRLRGVTLSPRLPENIHIRPASISLSQAAGSLESYLIRRLAEMDYGWAEQARERLKEELAVIDIYYEDLLKEPDEEKLVSIREQYASRRSETTWQYEPKVHLSAITCGLFHLRSTWRGSKK from the coding sequence ATGGCCTTGTCGACGCAGCAGGTCCGGGAGCATATGCTGACTTATCTTGAGGGTACGGGATGCCAGATCATCGAGACATCGCCGCATCATGTGACGGTCAAACTGTCCCCGCAAGCGGACAGACAGTTGACCAACCGGCCCTATTACTGGGGATTCGTCGACCGGACCGGCGCGGAAGCCGAGACACTCTCCTTCACGTTTGTATTCGACCCGGAGCAATACGACCAAAACGAGCAGAAAAGAGCAGCCGATCCCGCGGACAAGCTTCTTTCACGGTATTACGGCGCAGCACCGGTGCTGCCTCAGATCGGGCCGGGACGTATTCAGCGCGAGGACGTAACCTACGGCAGCAGCAGACTGCAGCAAATCTGGAATGCCGCGCGCCAGGAAGGCTTCTGCCTGTATCTGTTCGAACAGCCGCCTTCGCTTCAGCGTGAAACGCTGTTTTCCGCGGCGTACGAACCATGGCTCGGAGTTTGTTTCAAGGCGGAAATGTCCTGCGACGTCAAAAAGGAAGAACTGCATTTTATCGGCATATCGCTTGTCACCGGGCAGATCATTACCCCTTTTCCTGACAGGTTAAGAGGCGTGACCCTCAGCCCCCGCCTGCCTGAAAACATTCATATCCGGCCTGCCTCCATCTCGCTTTCCCAGGCTGCCGGTTCGCTTGAGTCCTATTTGATCCGCAGACTCGCGGAAATGGATTACGGCTGGGCGGAGCAAGCCAGAGAACGCCTGAAAGAGGAGCTTGCGGTCATCGACATATATTATGAGGATCTGCTCAAAGAACCTGATGAAGAAAAGCTGGTCTCTATCCGCGAACAATACGCCAGCAGACGGAGCGAAACGACATGGCAATACGAACCCAAGGTCCATTTGTCCGCCATAACTTGCGGTCTGTTTCATTTGCGGTCCACCTGGCGCGGGTCAAAAAAATAA
- a CDS encoding YqzE family protein, with product MANGDELVKYITERVVTFMETPKEERRRNKAKEPWSEKWFGMIPLGLTLMKRQSSRKKQK from the coding sequence ATGGCTAACGGAGACGAACTTGTTAAATACATTACGGAACGCGTCGTAACATTTATGGAAACTCCCAAGGAAGAGCGGCGGAGGAACAAAGCGAAGGAACCATGGTCGGAAAAATGGTTTGGCATGATTCCGCTTGGGTTAACGCTGATGAAGCGGCAGTCCTCAAGAAAAAAACAAAAATAA
- a CDS encoding N-acetylmuramoyl-L-alanine amidase, translating to MNKFSKLLFSSLITASLTIASPLQVMSLAAPEEVKEHPAFPRDVIIIDAGHGGVDGGTSFQNILEKDITLAISQKVFMLLRSKGYHAILNRTGDYALSDDNHWLKSRSRHQKDLAQRKELSQQIPTLVVVSLHVNWSRNTANRGGLVLFQKEGRSVMLALAIQEQLDQLYGLKGSIKHGRPFYLLNQVADPAVIVETGFLSNAEDRAMLTDRRGQLKIAKAIVNGINYYLTAI from the coding sequence ATGAACAAGTTTTCAAAGTTGTTGTTTTCCTCATTAATTACCGCTTCCCTGACCATTGCTTCTCCCCTGCAAGTCATGTCTTTGGCTGCTCCGGAGGAAGTCAAGGAACATCCTGCATTTCCACGCGACGTCATTATTATCGATGCCGGTCACGGCGGTGTTGACGGAGGTACTTCTTTTCAAAACATTTTGGAAAAGGACATCACTCTCGCCATCTCGCAAAAAGTTTTCATGCTTCTGCGCAGCAAAGGATATCATGCCATTCTTAACCGGACTGGCGATTATGCACTCAGCGACGACAATCACTGGCTGAAAAGCAGATCCAGACATCAAAAAGATTTGGCCCAGCGCAAAGAGCTGAGCCAGCAAATTCCAACACTCGTAGTCGTCAGTTTACATGTGAACTGGTCGCGTAATACCGCCAATCGCGGAGGTCTTGTCTTGTTTCAGAAAGAAGGACGGAGCGTCATGCTTGCCTTGGCTATTCAGGAGCAGCTTGATCAGCTGTACGGGCTCAAAGGTTCTATCAAGCATGGCCGGCCGTTTTATCTGCTCAATCAGGTAGCCGATCCTGCCGTGATCGTGGAAACCGGATTTCTGAGCAATGCCGAAGACCGGGCCATGCTGACAGATCGGAGGGGTCAGCTCAAAATCGCCAAGGCCATCGTAAACGGCATCAATTATTATTTGACGGCAATATAG
- a CDS encoding divergent polysaccharide deacetylase family protein, translated as MKFWKKNKWPNCVKAAGLALLLGIIPTLPVSAEQSSSTHSESVITPEERKREIQQNPQAAATKEKKVAIIIDDFGNGQGGTEEMLSMPIKLTVAIMPFLPTTQSDAEKAHKKGYDVIVHMPMEPKHSNPKWLGPGAITSKMSDEEVRRKVEEAIDNVPYAVGMNNHMGSKITGDERIMSVVLKVCQERGLFFVDSKTNYHSIVGKLAVNMGMPPVTNHIFLDDQHTISHISKQLRAVEEFAQKHDHCVTIGHVGTQGKKTAEALKKSIASMQGRVTFVGISDMVRDIWGWQPVPILPSNNN; from the coding sequence TTGAAATTTTGGAAAAAAAATAAATGGCCTAATTGCGTAAAGGCGGCAGGACTGGCTTTGCTTCTCGGGATCATACCGACGTTACCTGTGTCTGCGGAACAATCATCATCCACGCATAGTGAAAGCGTGATTACGCCTGAAGAGAGAAAGCGGGAAATTCAGCAGAATCCGCAAGCGGCTGCGACAAAAGAAAAAAAGGTAGCCATTATCATTGATGATTTTGGAAACGGGCAGGGCGGAACGGAAGAGATGCTTTCGATGCCGATCAAGCTGACGGTTGCCATTATGCCATTCCTCCCGACAACCCAAAGCGATGCCGAGAAAGCGCATAAAAAAGGTTACGATGTCATTGTCCACATGCCGATGGAACCAAAGCACAGCAACCCGAAATGGCTTGGCCCCGGCGCAATTACGTCGAAAATGAGCGACGAAGAGGTGCGCCGGAAAGTGGAGGAAGCCATCGACAATGTTCCTTATGCCGTTGGCATGAACAATCACATGGGCTCGAAAATAACCGGCGATGAGCGGATTATGTCCGTAGTTCTCAAAGTTTGCCAGGAGAGGGGCCTGTTTTTTGTCGACAGCAAAACGAATTACCATTCCATAGTCGGCAAGCTCGCCGTAAATATGGGCATGCCTCCTGTTACGAACCACATTTTCCTGGACGATCAGCATACGATAAGCCATATCAGCAAACAACTGAGGGCTGTCGAGGAGTTTGCCCAAAAACATGATCATTGCGTGACCATCGGCCATGTGGGGACTCAGGGCAAAAAAACGGCCGAAGCGCTGAAGAAGAGTATTGCCAGCATGCAGGGGCGCGTGACCTTTGTCGGCATCAGCGATATGGTCCGGGATATCTGGGGCTGGCAGCCTGTGCCTATATTGCCGTCAAATAATAATTGA
- a CDS encoding BlaI/MecI/CopY family transcriptional regulator, whose protein sequence is MKNLGKLSETEMEIMEVIWKSAAPVTVAQLLNIFDNKDWKTSTVSTILKRLIEKGFLAKSMHGKVNFYEPTLTWSEYKKYENQTFLRRLYNGKIKNFIATLVEDDDLSQDDIEELKEWFHRKDGER, encoded by the coding sequence ATGAAAAATCTAGGAAAACTGTCCGAAACAGAAATGGAGATCATGGAGGTGATATGGAAATCGGCTGCTCCCGTAACCGTTGCACAGCTTTTGAATATCTTCGACAACAAAGACTGGAAAACTTCGACTGTGTCGACCATACTGAAACGGCTGATTGAAAAAGGATTTCTGGCCAAATCTATGCACGGCAAGGTGAATTTTTACGAACCTACTTTGACATGGAGCGAATACAAGAAGTACGAGAACCAAACTTTTCTTCGCCGCCTATACAATGGCAAGATCAAAAACTTTATCGCTACATTGGTTGAAGATGATGACCTCAGTCAAGATGACATTGAGGAGTTAAAAGAGTGGTTCCATCGGAAGGATGGTGAGAGATGA
- a CDS encoding M56 family metallopeptidase produces MTVFALSLIMASFVGTIIWIVQTSVKPITQKLFSQTWHYYTSFIPVFFLLGGSAIINRLGPLICSILTDSSTSPPAGKMTEPFIHVLPIEQTASHRSFLNQPFISLSRLENLQEIVLTAILIWAAGTIVFIAVNVKNYRTFKRSILQNSRVCETVDCPVKVIVSSHATTPMVMGLWKPFVVLPDTPLDEKELDMIISHELVHLKRGDLVMKLIILVVNAIHWFNPAAYVLNKQLNTLCELSCDEKVVRDMDMESRRLYGETLLKMLEYGVMKRNVVCTSSLCTPKKNMKRRLVNLMGVKKLNKFIIMMSLVSTISMVGIGGLVASAAESAVPPKIPTDKKPQGRNVYVQMADGTVLYYDKDGNVTEAPEMRKSLTPPDYTTEEVVEIMKQLINDHSSVPYNSSIPIELFIPQHFVDQLPQKYLDEINKTYGLELKKTESFTTEEIVALTKKGIEKNTVPQAYVDALPQKELDAINKTYGWELKKSN; encoded by the coding sequence ATGACGGTTTTTGCCTTGTCTCTCATCATGGCGTCATTCGTCGGGACGATCATTTGGATCGTGCAAACCAGTGTAAAGCCAATCACGCAAAAACTGTTTTCGCAAACATGGCACTATTACACCAGTTTTATTCCTGTGTTTTTTCTGCTTGGCGGTTCTGCGATCATCAATAGGCTCGGCCCGCTTATCTGTTCTATTTTGACCGATAGCAGTACAAGCCCGCCGGCGGGAAAGATGACGGAACCATTTATACACGTCCTGCCAATCGAACAAACAGCAAGTCATCGCTCATTTCTTAATCAACCGTTTATCAGTTTGTCGCGGCTGGAAAATCTTCAAGAAATCGTATTAACCGCCATCCTGATTTGGGCAGCGGGAACCATTGTCTTTATTGCCGTGAATGTAAAAAACTATCGGACTTTTAAGCGGTCGATCTTGCAAAACAGCCGCGTATGTGAGACGGTTGACTGCCCCGTCAAGGTAATCGTCAGCAGTCATGCAACAACACCCATGGTCATGGGGTTGTGGAAACCTTTTGTTGTTTTGCCGGATACCCCTTTGGACGAAAAAGAGCTCGACATGATAATCTCTCACGAGCTCGTTCATTTAAAGCGCGGCGATCTGGTGATGAAACTGATCATACTGGTTGTTAACGCGATTCACTGGTTTAATCCGGCGGCCTATGTTCTCAACAAACAGTTGAATACGCTTTGTGAACTCTCCTGCGACGAAAAAGTCGTTCGGGACATGGATATGGAAAGCCGCAGATTATACGGTGAAACACTGTTAAAAATGCTGGAGTATGGCGTTATGAAGAGAAATGTGGTTTGCACCAGCAGCTTATGCACTCCGAAAAAAAACATGAAAAGGAGACTCGTAAACCTGATGGGTGTGAAGAAACTGAATAAGTTTATTATCATGATGTCTCTTGTCTCAACAATCTCAATGGTTGGAATCGGCGGACTTGTTGCGTCTGCAGCCGAATCGGCAGTGCCGCCCAAAATCCCGACTGATAAAAAACCTCAGGGCCGCAATGTTTACGTTCAAATGGCGGACGGAACGGTCCTCTATTACGATAAAGATGGAAATGTAACCGAGGCGCCCGAAATGAGAAAAAGTTTAACGCCGCCGGATTATACAACTGAGGAAGTTGTAGAAATTATGAAACAATTGATTAACGATCATTCTTCCGTACCTTACAATTCTTCCATACCTATAGAACTTTTCATACCTCAACATTTTGTCGATCAACTGCCGCAAAAATATTTGGACGAGATCAATAAGACTTATGGCTTGGAACTTAAAAAGACGGAAAGTTTCACCACCGAGGAGATTGTAGCGCTTACGAAAAAAGGAATTGAGAAAAACACCGTACCTCAAGCCTATGTCGACGCACTCCCGCAAAAAGAATTGGATGCGATCAACAAGACTTACGGCTGGGAACTGAAAAAGTCAAATTAA
- a CDS encoding stalk domain-containing protein gives MLQTKWKLATIFTLLLILLIGNTAYARNPDDNFFWSDVVPMPSCSTSPSRDGGLVIDGKKVKVELPTCEEAKKNRVIVLVNGQYLHTVFGSGAEPFIENGWTMIPLKALADAFGFEVGWEQSQEKITLKKDNKNIIMHIGKSEMLVDGKNVNLGKAAPTIKNNVTFLPVRQLAEILGVKVDWNGNTRTATFTDSK, from the coding sequence TTGTTGCAAACAAAATGGAAACTTGCGACGATATTCACCCTGCTTCTTATCCTGTTGATCGGAAATACGGCATATGCAAGGAATCCGGATGATAATTTCTTTTGGTCGGATGTTGTTCCCATGCCTTCCTGTTCCACAAGCCCAAGCCGAGACGGCGGTTTGGTCATCGATGGAAAGAAAGTAAAAGTAGAACTTCCCACTTGTGAAGAAGCGAAGAAAAACCGTGTCATAGTCCTCGTAAATGGGCAATATCTGCATACCGTATTCGGAAGCGGAGCGGAGCCGTTTATCGAGAATGGTTGGACCATGATTCCTTTAAAAGCACTGGCGGACGCATTCGGGTTTGAAGTTGGATGGGAACAAAGCCAAGAGAAAATTACGCTGAAGAAAGATAACAAAAATATCATTATGCATATTGGAAAATCCGAGATGCTTGTCGACGGCAAAAACGTAAATCTCGGCAAGGCTGCGCCTACGATTAAAAACAATGTGACCTTCCTGCCTGTCAGACAGCTTGCTGAAATTCTTGGCGTTAAAGTCGACTGGAATGGAAACACAAGAACCGCAACGTTTACGGATTCTAAATAG
- a CDS encoding Gfo/Idh/MocA family protein, with translation MKIGIISLAHMHALTYIEVMLDMKDVQIVGVADEDRARREQWAEHFKQLNIPLFSDYQQLLEQDVDAVVVTSENVKHHEHVLAAARAGKHVLCEKPLATNLKDMQEMIEVCEKNDVYLRTAFPVRFCTPVAAAKKAIDSGQIGAILAIKGTNHGYIPGGWFTDPSLSGGGAVMDHTVHLVDVMRWLMGAEVQEVYAEYDSRFSDDPIDDCGIVTLEFDNGVFATIDCSWSRTKIYPTWGDVTMEIIGTDGVLHVDAFGQKVNVYSEADGVKWDPWGDNMDAGLMQDFIESIRSGKGTLATGLDGLRATEVALAAYQASEQKQTVVLR, from the coding sequence ATGAAAATTGGTATTATCAGTTTGGCGCATATGCATGCGCTTACATATATCGAGGTTATGCTTGATATGAAGGATGTGCAGATCGTTGGTGTCGCCGATGAGGATCGGGCAAGAAGGGAACAGTGGGCCGAGCATTTCAAACAGCTCAATATCCCTTTGTTTTCGGACTATCAGCAGCTGCTGGAACAGGATGTAGATGCCGTCGTCGTGACATCGGAAAACGTGAAGCATCATGAGCATGTTCTAGCCGCGGCTCGCGCAGGCAAACATGTGCTGTGCGAAAAGCCGCTGGCCACCAACCTGAAGGACATGCAGGAGATGATCGAAGTATGTGAAAAGAATGACGTCTATCTCCGTACGGCTTTTCCGGTTCGATTCTGCACCCCGGTCGCAGCTGCAAAGAAGGCGATCGATTCCGGTCAAATCGGCGCCATCCTCGCGATTAAAGGCACCAACCACGGGTATATTCCGGGCGGCTGGTTCACGGATCCCTCATTATCCGGCGGAGGAGCGGTGATGGATCATACCGTGCATCTGGTCGATGTGATGAGGTGGTTGATGGGGGCTGAGGTTCAAGAAGTATATGCGGAATATGACAGCCGTTTTTCCGACGACCCGATTGATGATTGCGGTATCGTGACCTTGGAGTTTGACAACGGCGTCTTTGCTACGATCGATTGCAGTTGGTCGCGCACGAAAATTTATCCGACCTGGGGCGATGTGACCATGGAAATCATAGGGACGGACGGTGTTCTGCATGTGGACGCATTCGGGCAGAAAGTGAATGTATACAGCGAAGCTGATGGGGTGAAATGGGACCCTTGGGGGGACAACATGGACGCGGGACTTATGCAGGATTTCATCGAAAGTATCCGCAGCGGAAAAGGCACACTAGCAACAGGTCTCGACGGTTTGCGGGCAACTGAGGTGGCGCTGGCGGCTTATCAGGCATCCGAGCAAAAGCAGACAGTCGTGCTAAGATAA
- a CDS encoding Gfo/Idh/MocA family protein gives MQHILLIGAGTMGGAHTFSYLGLDQAKLVGIVDIQLDKAEQLAQHAGARAFATIEEALQSLERVDIVDVCVPTFLHKEFVLKAAEQGKHVICEKPLAGNLKDAREMIEYCESRQVQLFVGHVVRFFPEYEKAKSHLDNGAIGQVGVVRMTRAGQMPIGWNDWYADFAQSGGVVMDLSIHDIDFLRWCFGDVERVYAKSLHGRTKHANGRMDYGLVTLRFKNGVIAHVEGSWAHEGFTTKYEFAGSGGIIDFDSNKDTSFALTRRQAAVTATGVYVPESPLVQTPYARELQHFIGCLEDGSTPKVTAEDGYKAVEIVLAAIQSMETGQPVTLGEHALPALSN, from the coding sequence GTGCAGCATATTTTATTGATTGGTGCCGGCACGATGGGAGGCGCCCATACCTTTTCTTACCTTGGTCTTGACCAGGCCAAACTCGTCGGTATCGTCGATATTCAGCTGGATAAGGCAGAGCAGCTTGCGCAGCATGCCGGCGCCCGGGCGTTTGCCACTATCGAGGAAGCTCTTCAGTCGTTGGAGCGTGTCGATATCGTAGACGTTTGCGTGCCTACTTTTCTGCATAAGGAATTTGTGCTGAAAGCAGCGGAACAAGGAAAACATGTCATTTGCGAAAAGCCGCTTGCCGGAAATTTAAAGGATGCCAGGGAAATGATCGAATATTGCGAATCCCGGCAGGTTCAATTGTTTGTCGGACATGTCGTGCGGTTTTTTCCGGAATACGAAAAAGCAAAATCCCATCTGGACAACGGGGCGATCGGACAAGTGGGGGTTGTCCGCATGACGCGGGCCGGCCAGATGCCGATCGGGTGGAATGATTGGTATGCGGATTTTGCACAGAGCGGCGGCGTAGTCATGGACTTGTCCATCCACGATATCGATTTCCTTCGCTGGTGCTTCGGCGATGTGGAACGTGTTTATGCCAAAAGTTTGCATGGGCGGACAAAACACGCCAACGGCAGGATGGATTATGGGCTTGTCACGCTCCGCTTTAAGAACGGCGTGATCGCACACGTAGAGGGTTCTTGGGCGCATGAAGGCTTCACGACTAAATATGAGTTTGCGGGTTCGGGCGGAATCATTGATTTTGACAGCAACAAGGATACGTCGTTTGCCTTGACCCGGCGCCAGGCGGCGGTGACTGCAACGGGTGTCTATGTGCCGGAAAGTCCGCTCGTGCAAACCCCTTATGCCCGTGAATTGCAGCATTTTATCGGGTGCCTTGAAGACGGCTCCACACCGAAGGTAACGGCTGAGGATGGCTACAAAGCAGTCGAAATCGTGCTTGCCGCGATTCAATCCATGGAAACAGGGCAACCGGTGACTTTGGGCGAACATGCGCTGCCGGCGTTGAGCAATTAA